A single window of Nicotiana sylvestris chromosome 5, ASM39365v2, whole genome shotgun sequence DNA harbors:
- the LOC138869650 gene encoding uncharacterized protein → MEIRSFLGLEAYYCRFVEGFSSIATPMIRLTQKGAPFRWTEECDESFQKLKTTLTIALVLVVPSESLGSLAYLPVSERPLALDVQALTNQFVRLDISEPSRMLACVVSQSSLYNRIRERQYDDPHLLVLKDTIHHGHAKEVTIGDNGALRMQGRLCVPNVDGLHELILQEAHNLTYSIHPGVAKMYQDLRQHYWWRRMKKDIVEYVA, encoded by the exons ATGGAGATCCGGAGTTTTCTTGGGTTGGAGGCATATTACTGTCGAtttgtagagggtttctcatctattgcaacacctatgatcaggctgacccagaagggtgctccgtttaggtggacagaggagtgtgatgagagctttcagaagctcaagacaactttgactatagCCCTAGTATTGGTAGTACCTTCAG AGAGTTTGGGAAGCTTAGCATATTTACCAGTATCAGAGAGGCCATTggcgttggatgttcaggccttgaccaaccagtttgttagattggatatttctgagcctagtcgaatGTTAGCTTGTGTGGTCTCCCAATCTTCTCTTTATAATCGTATTAgggagcgccaatatgatgaccctcatttgcttgtccttaaggacactaTTCATCATGGCCatgctaaggaggtcactattggagataatggtgcattgaggatgcagggtaggctatgtgtgcccaatgtagatgggttgCATGAGTTAATTCTCCAAGAGGCTCACAATTTGacgtactccattcatccgggtgtcgcaaagatgtatcaggacttgaggcagcattattggtggaggagaatgaagaaggacatagtagaATATGTAGCTTAG